From one Flavobacterium sp. N502536 genomic stretch:
- a CDS encoding DeoR/GlpR family DNA-binding transcription regulator has translation MNNDNEVVNYTKEERKNLILKEINLHTRVSFETLSAKLFVSEDTVRRDINELESESLLIKVKGGAMTKAYHHSSSNQTYAGEAKQTIAQKTLGLLHDGMVLLIGGGTTIREFIRLIPDTLNLTIFTVTVLSAVELLDKPNVKIIMIGGSISSYSQMCVSGDVYNQLANIKVDLLILGTNALDIEGGFSDSDWETVQVKKAMIQASEKTAILTISEKLDTVLKMKIANLSEVDYVVTEVDPDHEKLQAYKKAVPSLVFI, from the coding sequence ATGAATAATGATAATGAAGTGGTTAATTACACCAAGGAAGAACGTAAAAATCTTATTTTAAAAGAGATTAACCTGCACACCCGTGTAAGTTTTGAAACCCTTTCGGCTAAATTATTTGTTTCAGAAGATACTGTCAGACGAGATATTAATGAACTTGAATCAGAATCTTTATTGATAAAAGTAAAAGGTGGTGCGATGACAAAAGCCTATCACCATTCTTCCTCCAATCAAACTTATGCAGGTGAAGCAAAACAAACCATTGCACAAAAAACCTTAGGTTTACTTCATGACGGAATGGTTTTGTTAATTGGTGGCGGAACAACCATCAGAGAATTTATCCGACTGATTCCCGATACTTTAAATCTGACCATTTTTACCGTTACTGTTTTATCAGCGGTGGAACTTCTGGACAAACCCAATGTTAAAATTATCATGATTGGCGGCAGCATTTCATCGTACAGCCAAATGTGTGTGAGCGGCGATGTCTACAATCAATTGGCTAATATTAAAGTTGATTTATTAATATTAGGAACCAATGCCTTAGATATCGAAGGCGGTTTTTCAGATTCGGACTGGGAAACGGTTCAGGTCAAAAAAGCAATGATTCAGGCTTCTGAAAAAACAGCGATTCTTACCATTTCTGAAAAACTGGATACGGTTCTAAAAATGAAAATTGCCAACTTATCCGAGGTTGATTATGTGGTGACGGAAGTCGATCCCGATCACGAAAAACTACAGGCGTATAAGAAGGCAGTTCCCAGTTTAGTTTTTATTTAA
- a CDS encoding D-TA family PLP-dependent enzyme — MLNNWWKINSEVRIDTPFLAVYEDRIQSNIERLIESVNGDTQKLRPHIKTHKNGDILDLFKTYNINKVKCATIAEAELAAMHEIPDVLLAYQPIGIKKERWISLLKKYPAIAFSTIVDDFESAKALDSIAHKNNLTLTVYLDLNTGMNRTGISISKDWGALIDEIVKLKNLHFAGIHIYDGHLKGDVEHRNSIASNIFFSINEEIETIQEKLGYELKIVAGGSNTFPFYASQKKVECSPGTFVFWDANYQIHLPEQNFESALVIVGTIISKPTDTTFCIDIGYKAVASENPIDKRLVILNDENLIPVSHSEEHLIIENQGKNKYAIGDTIYAQPYHVCPTCALYDSVQVVNSEQQICDQWFITARSRKITI; from the coding sequence ATGCTAAACAATTGGTGGAAAATTAATTCCGAAGTCCGTATTGACACTCCTTTTTTGGCTGTTTATGAAGATCGTATCCAGTCTAATATCGAGCGTTTGATTGAATCTGTGAATGGTGATACTCAAAAATTAAGGCCACACATCAAGACACATAAAAACGGGGACATTCTGGATTTATTCAAAACCTACAATATCAACAAAGTAAAATGCGCAACAATTGCCGAAGCGGAGCTTGCTGCCATGCACGAAATTCCGGATGTACTGCTCGCCTATCAGCCCATTGGAATCAAAAAAGAAAGATGGATTTCGTTACTTAAAAAATACCCCGCTATCGCTTTTTCCACTATCGTTGACGATTTTGAATCGGCGAAAGCACTAGATAGCATTGCGCATAAAAACAACTTAACCCTTACCGTTTATCTCGACCTGAATACGGGAATGAACAGAACCGGAATTTCTATTTCTAAAGATTGGGGAGCCCTAATTGATGAAATTGTCAAACTAAAAAACCTTCATTTTGCCGGCATCCACATTTACGACGGTCATTTAAAAGGTGATGTGGAACACCGAAATTCGATAGCCTCCAATATTTTTTTCAGCATCAATGAAGAAATTGAAACCATTCAGGAAAAACTGGGCTATGAACTAAAAATTGTTGCGGGCGGATCCAATACCTTTCCGTTTTATGCCAGTCAGAAAAAGGTAGAATGCAGCCCCGGAACCTTTGTCTTCTGGGATGCCAATTATCAAATTCATTTACCGGAGCAAAATTTTGAATCGGCCTTAGTAATTGTTGGAACTATAATCTCAAAACCAACCGATACTACTTTTTGTATTGATATTGGATACAAAGCGGTTGCTTCTGAAAATCCCATCGATAAAAGACTCGTGATTTTAAACGATGAAAACCTAATCCCCGTTTCGCATTCCGAAGAACATTTGATCATCGAAAACCAGGGAAAAAACAAATATGCCATTGGCGATACGATTTATGCGCAGCCTTACCATGTTTGTCCTACCTGCGCACTGTACGATTCTGTTCAGGTGGTCAATAGCGAACAGCAGATTTGCGATCAATGGTTCATTACAGCCCGCAGCAGAAAAATTACGATCTAG
- a CDS encoding succinate dehydrogenase/fumarate reductase iron-sulfur subunit, with protein MKLTLKIWRQKNAQDKGGIVDYPIDGIEPDMSFLEMLDVLNEQLINKGEEPVAFDHDCREGICGMCSLFINGEAHGPDRGVTTCQLHMRMFKDGDTIFIEPFRAKAFPVIKDLVVDRSSFDRIQHAGGFISVNTSGNTIDANTIPINKHDADKSFDAAACIGCGACVATCKNSSAMLFVGAKVSQYALLPQGKVEAVDRVLNMVHQMDLEGFGNCTNTGACEIECPKGISLENIARMNREYLSASLKG; from the coding sequence ATGAAACTTACATTAAAAATATGGCGTCAGAAAAACGCCCAAGATAAAGGAGGAATAGTTGATTACCCAATTGACGGAATCGAACCAGATATGTCTTTCCTTGAAATGCTTGACGTTCTTAACGAACAATTAATCAATAAAGGTGAAGAGCCTGTTGCTTTTGACCACGATTGTCGTGAAGGAATTTGCGGAATGTGTTCATTATTCATCAACGGTGAAGCACACGGACCAGATAGAGGAGTAACTACTTGTCAGTTACACATGCGTATGTTTAAAGATGGTGACACGATTTTTATCGAGCCATTTAGAGCAAAAGCTTTCCCGGTAATTAAAGATTTAGTAGTTGACAGAAGTTCTTTTGACAGAATTCAGCATGCAGGAGGATTTATCTCGGTAAATACTTCAGGAAATACAATTGATGCGAATACAATTCCAATCAACAAACACGATGCAGATAAATCATTTGATGCTGCAGCTTGTATCGGTTGTGGAGCTTGTGTGGCAACTTGTAAAAACTCATCAGCAATGTTGTTTGTTGGAGCAAAAGTATCTCAATATGCTTTATTGCCTCAAGGTAAAGTAGAAGCAGTTGATCGTGTTTTAAACATGGTACACCAAATGGATTTAGAAGGTTTCGGTAACTGTACCAATACAGGAGCTTGTGAAATCGAATGTCCAAAAGGAATTTCTCTTGAAAATATCGCACGTATGAACCGTGAGTATTTATCAGCAAGTTTGAAAGGATAA
- a CDS encoding bifunctional 4-hydroxy-2-oxoglutarate aldolase/2-dehydro-3-deoxy-phosphogluconate aldolase: MYSILKTQGVLPLVTQINIETAQIVLQSAADAGIKIIEFAARATDAKEVFSQMIAFKKANNLDVKIAVGSILSVQDAETFHQLGADCIVCPHTDLEIGNYCFKNNIYWIPGAATLNEILHANKLGAEIVKLFPADKIGGPGYVKAIRAPFPNLKIMPTGGVTLEESNLKSWFKSGVVCVGIGSNLFTKEMMLDLSYEQSLKAFQNLIEVVKKTKN; the protein is encoded by the coding sequence ATGTACAGCATATTAAAAACGCAAGGTGTACTTCCGTTAGTAACACAAATCAATATTGAAACAGCCCAAATAGTCTTGCAATCGGCGGCTGATGCTGGCATAAAAATTATCGAGTTTGCTGCTCGTGCAACGGATGCTAAAGAAGTTTTTAGCCAAATGATCGCCTTTAAAAAAGCAAATAATCTGGATGTTAAAATAGCCGTTGGATCTATTTTAAGTGTTCAAGATGCCGAAACGTTTCATCAGCTCGGAGCAGATTGTATTGTTTGCCCGCATACCGATTTAGAAATTGGAAATTATTGTTTTAAAAACAATATTTACTGGATTCCCGGAGCTGCAACCTTAAACGAAATCTTGCATGCCAATAAATTAGGAGCCGAAATTGTAAAACTTTTTCCTGCCGATAAAATTGGTGGTCCCGGATATGTAAAAGCCATTAGGGCACCTTTTCCAAATTTAAAAATAATGCCAACCGGAGGAGTAACCTTAGAAGAAAGCAATTTAAAATCATGGTTCAAATCCGGAGTCGTTTGTGTTGGAATTGGCTCTAACTTATTCACCAAAGAAATGATGCTGGATTTAAGTTATGAGCAATCGCTAAAGGCTTTTCAGAATTTAATTGAAGTTGTCAAAAAAACAAAAAACTAA
- a CDS encoding sugar kinase yields MNTNTSQTRIATFGELLLRMNVADGNRFTQANEIKIYVGGAEANVCVLLSQLGIPTDYITRLPQNDLAQLALNELHKYKVNTSKCVYGGERLGLYFVEAGNQIRQSQVIYDRSNSSFSTIQKDQINWELALADVNHFHWSGISPGVSEEAAQVCKEAILAAHQKGLPISSDFNYRSKLWQYGKHPSEIMPDLLQYSTITVADLDAIEIYFGIKTDPKEADADRFQKTFELLKAKMPFLKTLAMSFRKSDGPAHLYKGLLIHEGNFYQTPEHKIHVVTDQIGSGDAFNAGLLYGLTHKLSGQECIEWATACGVIKQSIHGDFAISTLDEVSHFIKNGSSNRINR; encoded by the coding sequence ATGAATACAAATACCTCACAAACCAGAATTGCAACCTTTGGAGAATTATTACTCCGAATGAATGTTGCAGACGGAAACCGATTTACGCAGGCCAATGAAATAAAAATTTACGTTGGCGGTGCCGAAGCAAATGTTTGTGTTTTACTTTCCCAACTCGGCATACCTACCGACTACATTACCCGATTACCTCAAAACGACTTAGCCCAACTGGCCCTGAACGAGCTTCACAAATACAAAGTAAACACCTCAAAATGTGTTTACGGCGGAGAACGTTTGGGATTGTATTTTGTCGAAGCCGGCAATCAAATCAGGCAATCACAGGTAATTTACGACCGAAGCAATTCGTCTTTTTCCACCATCCAAAAAGATCAGATTAACTGGGAATTGGCTTTGGCCGATGTAAACCATTTTCACTGGTCCGGAATAAGTCCGGGAGTTTCGGAGGAAGCAGCTCAGGTTTGTAAAGAAGCTATTTTGGCTGCACATCAAAAAGGACTTCCGATTTCTTCCGATTTTAACTACCGCTCTAAATTATGGCAATACGGCAAACATCCGTCTGAGATTATGCCCGATTTGCTTCAATACAGTACCATTACCGTTGCTGATTTAGATGCGATTGAAATTTATTTCGGAATCAAAACAGACCCAAAAGAAGCTGATGCCGATCGTTTTCAAAAAACATTCGAATTGTTAAAAGCAAAAATGCCCTTTCTAAAAACACTGGCAATGAGTTTCAGAAAGTCAGACGGACCGGCGCATTTATACAAAGGATTACTGATTCACGAAGGCAACTTTTATCAGACACCTGAACACAAAATACACGTCGTAACAGACCAAATTGGTTCCGGAGATGCCTTCAACGCAGGGTTATTATACGGACTGACGCATAAATTATCCGGTCAGGAATGCATCGAATGGGCAACTGCCTGCGGTGTAATCAAACAAAGTATTCACGGAGATTTTGCCATAAGTACTCTTGATGAAGTAAGTCATTTTATTAAAAACGGCTCAAGTAATAGAATTAACAGATAA
- a CDS encoding dipeptidase: MFIIDAHLDLSMNAMEWNRDLRNNVATLRHLEKGMTDKPDRERATVSFPDLRKGNIGIVVATQIARFVKPDSIIPGWNSPEQAWAQTQGQLAWYKAMEEAGEITPITDKKSLLQQIELWNDGTPNDKKPIGYILSLEGADSIIDISYLEKAHQYGLRAIGPAHYGPGRYSNGTDATGKMQQNGIDLLKEMERLNIILDATHLCDDAFWQALNHYNGPVWASHNNCRSLVNHNRQYSDEMIKALISRGAVIGGALDAWMLVPDWERGVSTPQGTNCNLETVFRHMDHICQLAGNANHIGVGSDLDGAFGTEQSPYDLNTIADLQKLVPIFKSHGYSDEDLNKIFHQNWINFLVKNWD, encoded by the coding sequence ATGTTTATAATAGACGCCCATTTAGACCTTAGCATGAATGCGATGGAATGGAACAGAGATCTAAGAAATAACGTTGCCACCTTACGCCATTTAGAAAAAGGAATGACAGACAAACCGGATCGCGAACGTGCAACGGTTTCTTTCCCTGATTTGCGAAAAGGAAATATCGGAATTGTGGTTGCCACTCAAATTGCACGATTTGTAAAACCCGACAGCATTATTCCGGGATGGAACTCTCCCGAGCAGGCCTGGGCACAAACACAGGGGCAGCTTGCCTGGTACAAAGCCATGGAAGAAGCCGGAGAAATAACTCCAATTACAGACAAAAAATCATTGCTGCAACAGATTGAGTTATGGAATGACGGAACACCCAATGATAAAAAACCTATTGGTTATATTTTAAGCTTAGAAGGTGCTGATTCTATCATCGATATCTCGTATTTAGAAAAAGCGCATCAATACGGATTAAGAGCGATTGGTCCGGCACATTACGGCCCGGGACGATATTCAAACGGAACAGATGCCACCGGAAAAATGCAACAAAACGGAATTGATTTGCTAAAAGAAATGGAGCGTCTGAACATTATTTTAGATGCAACACATTTATGCGATGATGCATTCTGGCAGGCATTGAATCACTATAACGGACCTGTTTGGGCAAGTCATAACAATTGCCGAAGTCTTGTAAATCACAACCGTCAGTACAGCGACGAAATGATCAAAGCCCTGATTTCACGAGGAGCGGTTATCGGAGGAGCTTTAGATGCATGGATGCTGGTTCCGGATTGGGAAAGAGGTGTTTCGACCCCACAGGGAACAAACTGCAATCTTGAAACTGTTTTCAGACACATGGATCATATTTGCCAATTGGCCGGAAATGCCAATCACATTGGTGTAGGTTCTGATCTTGATGGGGCTTTTGGTACAGAGCAATCGCCATACGATTTAAACACCATTGCCGATTTGCAAAAATTAGTTCCGATTTTTAAAAGTCATGGCTATTCGGATGAAGATTTAAACAAAATTTTTCATCAGAACTGGATTAACTTTTTAGTAAAGAATTGGGATTAA
- a CDS encoding RidA family protein, which produces MNLLPQEKFETLGLSLPPAPQPLGIYKPYLVDGKYLYLSGHGPVRDDKSLIIGRIGDDMDIEEGKLAARQVGLTMLSTIVTNFGSLNKVKKVIKVLGMVNCNGDFLRHPYVINGCSELFAEVWGQENGIGVRSAVGMGSLPDNIPVEVEAVFELY; this is translated from the coding sequence ATGAATTTATTACCACAAGAAAAATTTGAAACACTTGGTTTGTCTCTTCCTCCGGCGCCTCAGCCTTTGGGTATATACAAACCCTATTTGGTTGATGGTAAATATTTATACCTTTCAGGTCACGGGCCTGTTAGAGACGACAAATCCCTGATCATTGGCCGAATTGGCGATGATATGGACATCGAAGAAGGAAAATTAGCAGCAAGACAAGTCGGATTAACAATGCTTTCTACAATTGTAACCAATTTTGGAAGTCTGAACAAAGTAAAAAAAGTGATAAAAGTACTCGGAATGGTGAATTGCAATGGCGATTTCCTGAGACATCCCTATGTAATAAACGGCTGCAGTGAATTATTTGCCGAAGTCTGGGGACAGGAAAACGGAATCGGAGTAAGAAGTGCCGTAGGTATGGGATCTTTACCGGATAATATTCCGGTCGAAGTAGAAGCCGTTTTCGAATTATATTAA
- a CDS encoding family 20 glycosylhydrolase, whose translation MQKSVFLLLLFCYSFGSAQTSTTNNSIIPAPNSYKTTGDSIRFNGQIKVLFEKNKFSAKEQKTAQLFESAINANTPNKKSNINVVFIAQNPSESLKKEAYKIEITPKKITVTGSEEGLFYAVQSLLQLLPNKPKNQELKLPCVTIEDEPRYDYRGLHLDVCRHFFSVDVIKDFIAQMSSYKLNNFHWHLTDDQGWRIEIKKYPKLTEVGSKRAQTLVGNKFERFPYFFDGNPYGGFYTQDEIKDVVKFAEEHYVNIIPEIEMPGHATAAVTAYPNLSCFPDRPYKVIEYWGVFEDIFCAGKEETFTFLEDVLTEVMALFPSKYIHIGGDECPKARWKECPHCQKKIKDLGLKNEHELQTYLTTRIEKFLNANGRQILGWDEMLEGGLTPNAAVMSWRGESGGIAAAKQKHFVIMNPEQVLYLDYNQAYSPNEPLTVGRLVTVEKMYQYNPTPVDSLTIDEQKYIMGVQSNLWSEYLTSPAKLNYQLYPRMFALAEIAWTEPQNKNYDNFVLNRMPHHLEKLEAQKRLYKVPTPFGANETALISSKYTLDLKPTIKNGQIFYTIDGYNPDETAELYTKPVAINIPKGEFRTIKTVQISSGGRRSSINKIIIRNPDLKPALALKPTKQGLKYDYFTGTLFQQVQDLDLAKPVNSGIFEGIVSSEKWKTKKERYIGLKFDGYLYIPETGNYTFSTLSDDGSKLFIDNELIVNNDGIHWLNEAYGTTKLEKGFHKINISYFDQIGGTTLNCFIQPEGKEKQEISASQLYYE comes from the coding sequence ATGCAAAAAAGTGTTTTTCTTCTTTTACTATTTTGTTATTCTTTTGGAAGTGCTCAAACTTCCACAACTAACAATTCGATCATTCCGGCACCCAACTCTTATAAAACAACCGGAGACAGCATTCGTTTCAACGGACAGATTAAAGTGCTGTTTGAAAAGAATAAATTTAGTGCTAAAGAACAAAAAACGGCTCAGCTGTTCGAGTCTGCTATAAACGCAAACACACCGAACAAAAAAAGCAATATCAATGTTGTATTTATTGCCCAAAACCCTTCTGAATCTTTAAAAAAGGAGGCTTACAAAATTGAAATTACGCCCAAAAAAATAACCGTTACCGGAAGTGAAGAAGGATTGTTTTATGCAGTTCAGAGTTTATTGCAGCTGCTCCCGAACAAACCCAAAAATCAGGAACTAAAACTCCCTTGTGTAACCATCGAAGACGAACCTAGATACGATTATCGAGGTTTACATTTAGACGTTTGCCGTCACTTTTTCTCTGTTGATGTCATAAAAGATTTTATCGCTCAGATGTCCAGCTATAAATTAAATAATTTCCACTGGCATTTAACTGACGATCAGGGCTGGAGAATCGAAATCAAAAAATACCCGAAACTAACCGAAGTAGGTTCAAAAAGAGCACAGACTCTCGTAGGAAACAAGTTCGAGAGATTCCCTTATTTTTTTGACGGAAATCCGTACGGTGGTTTTTATACTCAGGACGAAATCAAAGACGTTGTAAAATTTGCCGAGGAGCATTATGTAAACATTATTCCGGAAATCGAAATGCCGGGACATGCCACAGCAGCAGTTACCGCTTATCCAAATTTATCCTGTTTTCCGGATCGTCCTTATAAAGTTATTGAATATTGGGGCGTATTTGAAGATATATTCTGTGCCGGAAAAGAAGAAACTTTTACTTTTCTTGAAGACGTCCTAACCGAAGTTATGGCCTTATTCCCGAGCAAATACATCCACATTGGCGGAGACGAATGTCCAAAAGCAAGATGGAAAGAATGTCCGCATTGTCAAAAAAAGATCAAAGATTTAGGTTTAAAAAACGAGCATGAATTACAAACGTATCTCACCACCCGAATCGAAAAATTTCTGAATGCCAACGGAAGACAAATTCTGGGCTGGGACGAAATGCTGGAAGGCGGACTGACTCCAAACGCAGCGGTAATGTCGTGGCGTGGAGAATCGGGCGGGATTGCTGCCGCTAAACAAAAACACTTCGTCATCATGAATCCGGAGCAGGTGTTGTATCTCGATTACAATCAGGCCTATTCTCCAAATGAGCCTTTAACCGTTGGAAGATTAGTCACCGTCGAAAAAATGTACCAGTACAACCCTACTCCGGTAGACAGTTTGACGATTGATGAACAAAAATACATTATGGGCGTACAGTCTAATTTGTGGTCGGAGTATTTAACGAGTCCGGCCAAATTAAACTACCAGCTTTATCCCCGAATGTTTGCTTTGGCAGAGATTGCCTGGACGGAACCACAAAATAAAAATTACGATAATTTTGTGCTGAATCGCATGCCGCATCATTTAGAAAAATTAGAAGCACAAAAAAGGCTCTACAAAGTCCCAACCCCTTTTGGCGCAAACGAAACAGCTTTGATTAGCTCAAAATATACACTGGATCTGAAACCGACCATCAAAAACGGACAGATTTTTTATACCATCGACGGCTATAACCCGGATGAAACAGCAGAACTTTATACCAAACCTGTAGCGATCAACATTCCAAAAGGAGAATTCAGAACCATCAAAACCGTTCAGATTAGCTCGGGGGGAAGAAGAAGTTCTATCAACAAAATAATAATCCGAAATCCGGATTTAAAACCGGCTTTGGCACTAAAGCCTACCAAGCAGGGGTTAAAATATGATTATTTTACAGGAACATTATTCCAGCAGGTTCAGGATCTAGACTTAGCAAAACCTGTGAATTCGGGAATCTTTGAAGGCATCGTAAGCAGTGAAAAATGGAAAACGAAAAAAGAGCGTTATATTGGCTTAAAATTCGATGGCTACCTCTATATCCCGGAAACCGGAAATTATACGTTTTCAACGCTTTCAGACGACGGATCGAAGCTTTTTATCGACAATGAGCTAATCGTTAACAACGATGGGATTCATTGGCTCAACGAAGCCTACGGAACTACAAAGCTTGAAAAAGGTTTTCATAAGATCAACATCAGTTATTTTGACCAGATTGGCGGAACTACTTTAAATTGTTTTATCCAGCCCGAAGGAAAAGAAAAACAGGAAATAAGTGCCTCGCAGTTGTATTACGAATAA
- a CDS encoding GntP family permease: MSILILTACIAFLIIQIAWLKINPFIAFIITALLAGLFLGLPINTLSQTVQKGLGEMLGSITLIIVFGTCIGKLTVSSGAANVIAKTVMGWTGKKYVRLGLMITGFIVGIPLFYSVGFVLLVPLIFSVAHQFKLSKVYLGIPMLASLSVAHGFLPPHPSPMALSSIFNADIGLVLVYGIIIAIPTIFIAGLLFSNLLKNIKTESDHEILNVEEIANEGKLPSFSLSLFSALFPVFALTLTSILPMISKNETLADICKTIGEPSIIMLISLLICTYTLGIRMNRSISSVMDDYAIAIKDVALIVLIVGGAGGLKEVMIVSGVNETIVAALTQINIHPYLLAWMMAAIIRVCVGSATAAGLMTASVLLPLLQSTGLDPNLLVLSVGAGSLMCSHVNDPSFWMFKEYFNISLKDTFKSWTVMESLVSVLGIIFVFILNSIIH, from the coding sequence ATGAGCATTTTAATTCTTACGGCATGCATTGCGTTTTTAATCATCCAGATCGCCTGGCTTAAAATCAATCCGTTTATTGCCTTTATCATTACAGCTTTATTAGCGGGCCTTTTTTTAGGCCTGCCAATAAACACTTTGTCACAAACGGTGCAAAAAGGACTTGGCGAAATGTTAGGATCTATTACGCTGATTATTGTTTTCGGAACCTGTATTGGTAAACTTACCGTTTCATCAGGCGCCGCCAATGTCATTGCCAAAACTGTTATGGGATGGACGGGTAAAAAATACGTTCGCCTTGGCTTAATGATTACCGGATTTATTGTTGGGATACCTCTATTTTATAGTGTTGGTTTTGTTTTGTTAGTACCCTTAATCTTCTCAGTAGCCCACCAATTTAAACTGTCAAAAGTATATCTCGGTATTCCAATGCTGGCGTCGCTTTCAGTAGCACACGGTTTCTTACCCCCACATCCGTCTCCAATGGCTTTGAGCAGCATTTTTAATGCCGATATCGGACTCGTTTTAGTCTACGGAATTATCATTGCGATTCCAACCATTTTTATAGCAGGTTTGTTGTTTTCGAATTTACTCAAAAACATCAAAACCGAATCAGATCATGAGATTTTAAATGTCGAAGAAATCGCAAACGAAGGCAAACTTCCCAGTTTTTCCCTTAGCCTGTTCTCCGCTTTATTTCCGGTTTTTGCTTTAACACTGACTTCGATATTGCCTATGATTTCTAAAAATGAAACCTTAGCGGATATCTGCAAAACAATTGGAGAACCCAGTATAATCATGCTGATTTCTTTACTAATCTGCACCTATACTTTAGGGATCCGAATGAACCGAAGCATCAGTTCGGTAATGGACGACTACGCCATTGCCATAAAAGATGTTGCCTTAATTGTTCTGATCGTTGGAGGAGCCGGCGGCCTGAAAGAAGTCATGATTGTAAGCGGTGTAAACGAAACTATCGTTGCTGCGCTAACACAAATAAACATTCATCCTTATTTATTGGCCTGGATGATGGCAGCGATTATTCGCGTTTGTGTAGGTTCGGCGACAGCGGCAGGACTAATGACCGCCAGTGTTTTACTCCCGTTATTACAATCAACCGGACTTGACCCTAACTTATTGGTCCTGTCTGTTGGAGCAGGAAGTTTAATGTGCTCGCATGTAAACGACCCAAGCTTCTGGATGTTCAAAGAATATTTTAACATCAGCCTGAAAGATACTTTTAAATCATGGACCGTTATGGAATCCCTAGTATCTGTTTTAGGAATCATTTTCGTTTTTATTTTAAACTCTATAATACATTAA